One stretch of Chryseobacterium indologenes DNA includes these proteins:
- the recQ gene encoding DNA helicase RecQ, which produces MSAKKANLSGELKKYFGFSTFKGQQEQIIENLLNGKDIFVLMPTGGGKSLCYQLPALISEGTAIVVSPLIALMKNQVDAVNGLSSDDGVAHVLNSSLNKTQTKQVFDDIKSGKTKLLYVAPESLIKDDYLDFLKEVKISFFAIDEAHCISEWGHDFRPEYRNLKQIIDKIANVPVIALTATATPKVQDDIQKTLGMTNALVFKESFNRPNLYYEVCPKINIDKEIVKFINQHKGKSGIVYCLSRRKVEEFAQLLQVNGINALPYHAGLDQKVRVANQDKFLMEEVDVIVATIAFGMGIDKPDVRFVIHYDFPKSLESYYQETGRAGRDGGEGHCLAFYDPKDIEKLEKFLAQKPVSEREIGLQLLNEVVGYAETSMSRRQYILYYFGEVFDPVKGDGAQMCDNSSNPPKLKDATSDLTKVLELINDTGEKFKAKDLISVIVGKETAVTKSYKLEQNPHFGFGKEEKDNYWKTILRQATVQNFLQKDIETYGVLKIAEKGRQVLEGKSKGVFLIAEDREFDLTQAKADSDQLQQQAGGGLDQKLFTLLKELRKKVAKKHGIPPYTVFMDPSLEDMTVQYPITADEINKIYGVGEGKAKKYGKEFADYIKTYVEDNNIERTQDMVLKQVANKSSHKVFIIQSTDKKIDLEDIARAKNLSMDELLKEMERIVYQGTKLNIDYYIEDNFDEDIVDGFMEFMNESESDSMKILLDEFGDELSDEEVRMLRIKFISDVAN; this is translated from the coding sequence ATGAGCGCAAAAAAAGCCAATTTATCAGGCGAATTGAAAAAGTATTTTGGGTTTTCTACATTTAAGGGACAGCAGGAACAGATCATAGAAAACCTATTGAATGGGAAGGATATATTTGTTTTGATGCCTACAGGTGGTGGTAAATCATTATGTTATCAGCTTCCGGCACTTATTTCGGAGGGAACAGCAATTGTTGTTTCACCTTTAATAGCGTTAATGAAGAATCAGGTGGATGCCGTCAACGGGCTTTCATCTGATGATGGGGTAGCGCATGTATTGAATTCATCATTAAACAAGACACAGACAAAACAGGTTTTTGACGATATTAAAAGCGGGAAGACCAAACTTTTGTATGTAGCACCTGAATCATTGATTAAAGATGATTATCTGGACTTTTTAAAAGAAGTTAAGATTTCTTTCTTTGCTATTGATGAGGCTCACTGTATTTCAGAGTGGGGACATGATTTTAGACCGGAATACAGAAACCTTAAACAGATTATTGATAAGATCGCCAATGTACCGGTGATCGCTCTTACGGCTACAGCTACGCCGAAAGTGCAGGATGATATCCAGAAAACATTGGGGATGACCAATGCTTTGGTCTTTAAAGAAAGCTTCAACCGTCCAAATTTATATTACGAGGTCTGTCCTAAAATTAATATAGATAAGGAGATTGTTAAATTTATCAATCAGCATAAAGGAAAATCTGGAATTGTCTATTGCCTGAGCAGAAGAAAAGTGGAAGAATTCGCCCAGCTTTTGCAGGTTAACGGAATCAATGCCCTTCCTTATCACGCAGGACTTGATCAGAAAGTGAGAGTGGCTAATCAGGATAAATTTCTGATGGAAGAAGTAGACGTCATTGTAGCAACCATTGCTTTTGGAATGGGAATCGACAAACCGGATGTGCGTTTTGTCATCCACTATGACTTCCCTAAATCATTGGAAAGCTATTATCAGGAGACCGGAAGAGCCGGAAGAGATGGTGGTGAAGGTCATTGCCTGGCATTCTATGATCCTAAAGACATCGAAAAACTGGAAAAATTTCTGGCTCAGAAACCTGTATCCGAAAGAGAAATCGGATTACAGCTTTTAAATGAAGTAGTAGGTTATGCTGAAACATCTATGAGCAGAAGACAGTATATTCTTTATTATTTTGGAGAAGTCTTTGATCCGGTAAAAGGTGACGGAGCTCAAATGTGTGATAATTCATCCAATCCTCCAAAGCTAAAAGATGCTACTTCTGATTTAACGAAAGTTCTCGAACTGATTAACGATACCGGAGAAAAATTCAAGGCAAAAGATCTTATTTCTGTTATTGTAGGGAAAGAAACTGCGGTCACTAAGTCTTATAAGCTGGAACAGAACCCTCATTTCGGTTTTGGTAAAGAAGAAAAAGATAATTACTGGAAAACTATCCTGAGACAGGCAACGGTTCAGAATTTCTTACAGAAAGACATAGAAACTTATGGCGTTTTAAAAATTGCTGAAAAAGGAAGACAGGTATTAGAAGGTAAATCCAAAGGTGTTTTCTTAATTGCTGAAGACAGAGAATTTGATCTTACACAAGCTAAGGCAGACAGCGATCAGCTGCAACAACAAGCCGGAGGAGGTTTAGACCAAAAACTGTTTACTTTATTAAAGGAATTAAGGAAAAAAGTTGCCAAAAAGCACGGAATTCCACCTTACACGGTATTTATGGATCCGAGTTTGGAGGATATGACGGTTCAATATCCGATTACCGCAGATGAAATCAATAAAATTTATGGAGTAGGAGAAGGAAAAGCCAAGAAATATGGTAAAGAATTCGCCGATTACATTAAAACGTACGTTGAGGACAATAATATAGAGCGTACTCAGGACATGGTATTGAAACAGGTGGCTAATAAATCCAGTCATAAGGTTTTCATTATCCAGAGTACTGACAAAAAAATTGACCTTGAAGATATTGCGAGAGCCAAGAACCTTTCCATGGATGAACTTCTAAAAGAAATGGAAAGAATCGTTTATCAGGGAACAAAATTGAATATCGATTATTATATCGAAGATAATTTTGATGAAGATATTGTAGATGGTTTTATGGAGTTTATGAACGAATCTGAAAGTGACAGCATGAAGATTTTATTGGATGAATTCGGAGATGAACTATCTGATGAAGAGGTAAGAATGCTGAGAATTAAATTCATCAGTGATGTTGCCAACTAA
- a CDS encoding KpsF/GutQ family sugar-phosphate isomerase, translating into MDRTNIISIAKSTLEIEISELDKLKNRIDDQFAQAVEIIHSAKGKLIVVGIGKSAHVGNKIVATLNSTGTPSQFLHASEAIHGDLGVIQKQDVVLCISNSGNSPEIANLVPYLKDYSSALIGMTGNKSSKLAEFSEIILDTHVDVEACPNKLAPTSSTTIQMALGDALAVALMELNDFKANDFAKFHPGGSLGKNLTSKVEQFLSSQKPQVSEEATIRDVIISISASSHGITVVTHEDQIIGVITDGDLRRMLMKGEDITKVLAKDIMSAHPRTIEKDALAKEAMKILKDNNIGQLVVTENGNYFGIIDLHTLLDEGIN; encoded by the coding sequence ATGGATAGAACCAACATCATATCAATTGCTAAAAGCACTTTAGAAATTGAAATTTCAGAATTAGATAAATTAAAAAACAGGATTGACGACCAATTTGCCCAAGCCGTAGAAATTATTCACTCTGCCAAAGGAAAATTAATTGTAGTAGGAATTGGAAAGTCTGCCCATGTAGGTAATAAAATTGTTGCTACACTGAACTCTACAGGAACTCCATCACAATTTTTACATGCCTCGGAAGCCATTCACGGTGATCTGGGCGTGATCCAGAAACAGGATGTGGTGCTTTGTATTTCCAATTCCGGAAATTCTCCTGAAATAGCCAACCTTGTTCCCTATTTGAAAGATTATTCTTCAGCATTGATTGGAATGACCGGCAACAAGAGCAGTAAACTGGCTGAGTTTTCGGAAATTATACTGGATACTCATGTTGATGTGGAAGCTTGTCCTAATAAACTGGCTCCTACAAGTTCTACTACAATTCAGATGGCATTAGGCGACGCTCTTGCTGTTGCTTTAATGGAATTGAATGATTTCAAAGCAAATGATTTTGCCAAGTTTCACCCTGGAGGAAGCCTTGGTAAAAACCTGACTTCCAAAGTTGAACAATTTCTTTCTTCTCAGAAGCCTCAGGTTTCAGAAGAAGCTACAATTAGGGATGTTATTATTTCTATCAGTGCATCCAGTCACGGAATTACGGTTGTTACCCATGAAGATCAGATTATTGGAGTGATTACCGACGGGGATTTGAGAAGAATGCTGATGAAAGGAGAAGATATTACTAAAGTTCTGGCAAAAGATATTATGTCTGCTCATCCAAGAACTATTGAAAAAGATGCTCTTGCGAAAGAAGCCATGAAAATTTTAAAAGACAATAATATCGGGCAGCTTGTAGTCACTGAAAACGGAAATTATTTCGGGATTATTGATCTGCATACATTGCTTGATGAGGGAATCAATTAA
- a CDS encoding cupin domain-containing protein codes for MMKTIPFIAFMLISITGMAQKSQIVRKELFKASVNQKVTAAEVQEITMAGGQTAPKHLHPCPVIGMIKSGEAVFQIEGQESMVLHEGDAFYEPKNVNILHFDNASKEKLLVFTAIYLKKDHEENIQFLNK; via the coding sequence ATGATGAAAACAATCCCATTTATTGCTTTCATGCTGATTTCTATAACAGGAATGGCTCAGAAAAGCCAGATTGTCAGGAAAGAACTGTTTAAAGCTTCAGTGAATCAGAAGGTTACTGCTGCTGAAGTTCAGGAAATAACAATGGCAGGAGGACAGACGGCTCCCAAACATTTACATCCCTGTCCGGTTATAGGAATGATAAAATCCGGTGAGGCTGTTTTTCAGATAGAAGGACAGGAGAGTATGGTTCTTCATGAAGGAGATGCTTTCTATGAACCTAAAAATGTGAATATCCTTCATTTTGATAATGCTTCCAAAGAAAAGCTATTGGTTTTTACAGCAATCTATCTGAAAAAAGATCATGAAGAAAACATACAGTTTTTAAATAAATAA
- a CDS encoding glycosyltransferase encodes MKKISVIFILPDLETGGAERIVTTIANHLSRDRFEPKILLLRKQGGYLDFLKNDVEIIDINTERIRHSLKPILREIYKRRPDIVFSGFGEVNAYLSLFIKLFPRTKFIARETNVVTQHVTRKEIKFFYHFYNNYQKIIAQSDDMMKDLVDNFNIKKKKIVKINNPVDFDFIDEKLRVSLKPEGFKYNYKNVVAIGNLSARKGFDNLLKVFSRLKNENIMLHILGDGKDREVLLQMKEFLGLKNVIFHGRQENPYQFLKYADLFILSSRYEGFPNVLLEAGACGTYSLANNCPGGITEIIQHNVNGEIANIENYDDFAQQIIKVMHQNYNPDAIKNSIKSRFSKNIILDKYEKVLLDLMYK; translated from the coding sequence ATGAAAAAAATATCTGTCATATTTATTCTGCCGGATTTAGAAACCGGAGGTGCAGAAAGAATAGTTACCACTATAGCAAATCATCTTTCCAGGGATCGTTTTGAGCCAAAGATTTTGCTGTTGCGTAAACAGGGCGGATATCTTGATTTTCTGAAAAATGATGTTGAAATTATTGACATCAATACTGAAAGAATCAGACATTCTTTAAAACCTATTTTAAGAGAAATTTACAAAAGAAGACCAGATATTGTATTTTCCGGTTTTGGAGAAGTAAATGCCTATCTGTCTTTATTTATCAAACTTTTTCCAAGAACAAAATTCATTGCCAGGGAAACCAATGTTGTTACCCAGCATGTGACGAGAAAGGAAATTAAATTCTTCTATCATTTTTACAATAACTATCAGAAGATCATAGCGCAAAGTGATGATATGATGAAAGACCTGGTTGATAATTTTAATATTAAAAAGAAAAAAATCGTTAAGATCAACAATCCGGTGGACTTTGATTTTATTGATGAAAAACTGAGAGTTTCTTTAAAACCCGAAGGTTTTAAATACAATTATAAGAATGTAGTAGCTATTGGGAATTTATCAGCACGAAAAGGATTTGATAATTTGCTGAAAGTGTTTTCGAGATTAAAAAATGAAAATATTATGCTTCATATTCTGGGGGATGGAAAGGATAGAGAAGTACTGCTTCAGATGAAAGAGTTTTTAGGACTGAAAAATGTTATTTTCCATGGCAGACAGGAAAATCCTTATCAATTCTTAAAATATGCAGATCTGTTTATCCTGTCTTCAAGATATGAGGGATTTCCTAATGTACTTCTTGAAGCAGGAGCTTGTGGAACCTATTCCTTAGCCAATAATTGTCCTGGGGGAATCACTGAAATTATCCAGCACAATGTAAATGGAGAAATTGCAAATATTGAAAACTATGATGATTTTGCACAGCAAATTATAAAAGTAATGCACCAAAATTATAATCCTGATGCTATAAAGAATTCCATAAAATCCAGATTTTCAAAAAATATTATTCTAGATAAATATGAAAAGGTATTACTAGACTTAATGTATAAATAA
- a CDS encoding type 1 glutamine amidotransferase domain-containing protein — translation MKKKALIVVTSVEKYPDMERATGLWLGEAVHFYEKLEKQGYEIDFVSPKGGYTPLDPISLQMFVQPVDWKYYADEAFRSKLGNTLTPNDINPKDYGVIYYAGGHGVVWDFPDNTELQEIARSIYEDGGIVSSVCHGAVGLFNIKLSNGELLIQGKTVTGFSNSEEIAAELADHMPYLTEDVLKSKGTHYVKADQDFVPFAVADGRLVTGQNPQSGAAVAEKVLEILEK, via the coding sequence ATGAAAAAGAAAGCATTAATCGTAGTGACCAGTGTAGAAAAGTATCCTGATATGGAAAGAGCAACAGGTTTATGGCTGGGTGAAGCAGTTCATTTTTATGAAAAACTGGAAAAACAGGGATATGAAATAGATTTTGTAAGTCCGAAAGGAGGATATACTCCACTCGATCCTATTTCACTGCAAATGTTTGTGCAGCCTGTAGACTGGAAATATTATGCTGATGAAGCATTCAGGAGTAAATTAGGGAATACTTTAACGCCTAATGATATCAATCCTAAAGATTATGGTGTTATTTACTATGCAGGCGGACATGGTGTAGTTTGGGATTTTCCAGATAACACGGAATTGCAGGAAATAGCCCGCAGCATTTATGAAGATGGAGGTATTGTATCCTCCGTATGTCATGGCGCTGTAGGTCTTTTTAATATTAAGCTTTCCAACGGAGAACTTTTAATCCAGGGAAAAACAGTGACCGGCTTTTCAAATTCAGAAGAAATTGCAGCAGAACTGGCAGATCACATGCCATACCTTACAGAAGATGTATTGAAAAGCAAAGGCACTCATTATGTAAAAGCTGATCAGGACTTTGTTCCTTTTGCTGTAGCAGACGGGCGCTTGGTAACAGGGCAAAACCCTCAATCCGGTGCTGCTGTAGCAGAAAAAGTATTGGAGATTCTGGAAAAATAA
- a CDS encoding Crp/Fnr family transcriptional regulator — protein sequence MSYFLKDHIQGIVNLTDNEFEIIQSFFIKKKFRKRQFLIQEHQPVHEIFLIEKGILKSSFIDHTGKEHILQFAAANWWISDFAGFFKQETSSLAVDCIEDSEVYALSYEDLNILCSKVTVMEHFFRVKSNFGYVALQQRILSLMSKSAKERYEDFIKQYPGFIDHIPKQLIASYLGVSRETLSRLYL from the coding sequence ATGAGCTATTTTCTAAAAGATCACATTCAGGGAATTGTTAATCTCACAGATAATGAATTCGAGATAATTCAAAGTTTTTTCATAAAAAAGAAATTCCGGAAAAGACAGTTTCTGATACAGGAACACCAACCTGTCCATGAAATTTTTCTGATAGAAAAAGGTATACTTAAAAGCAGTTTCATAGATCATACAGGAAAGGAACATATTCTTCAGTTTGCCGCTGCCAATTGGTGGATTTCTGACTTTGCAGGCTTTTTTAAGCAAGAAACCTCATCATTGGCTGTTGACTGTATTGAAGATTCCGAAGTTTATGCCCTATCTTATGAAGATTTGAATATTCTCTGTTCAAAAGTTACAGTCATGGAACATTTTTTCAGGGTAAAATCTAATTTTGGATATGTAGCCCTGCAACAGAGGATTCTTTCATTAATGAGTAAATCTGCCAAGGAACGTTATGAAGATTTCATAAAACAATACCCTGGTTTTATAGACCATATCCCGAAACAGCTCATTGCGAGCTATCTGGGAGTTTCAAGAGAAACATTAAGCCGATTATATTTATAA